One Ictalurus furcatus strain D&B chromosome 7, Billie_1.0, whole genome shotgun sequence genomic window, TCATCTAATGTACAACACAAAGCTTAAGTATAGCCTGAGGGTGTATAGCCTGTGTGACACACATGGAGTCCAGTCCTGATGTCAGTGAAGCGGATTGTGCAGATTACAAAGCCTATTATTATGACGCACCATTCCTACTGTTACCATTTTGGATTTATACCAATATCATGGCTCTGCGTATCGGCTGATACCCGATCCTGAACCGTTATTGACAACCAATCTGAGCCTCTACAAGCTTCTATGCGAATCATCTCAAATTGTGTCTGTCGACGTAGTAGGCATTCATAGCACAAAACacgtcagtttaaaaaaaaatggatccaAAACAAGTGCAGCATATCAGGTCAAGATAAGTCACAATACTCAGTGTCTAATTAGTACATCCCTAATTACGAGAGTTAATGAATCTGTCAGAAATCATGGGTGTCAatactacaaaaataaacaactgtacttttccttgtttattaccatcaagggtacatcttttatagtcttaatatttacattttacacgggAAGCTGCATAGCTGCATGtggtgtacctttaattagcGTTTAGAGTCCAGAAGGTCCAATTGTGTGCCTAAATTTACCTTTAAAAAGGTACGCTATGCCAAGCCAGTGATTAGGAAAAGTACAATTTGGTAGCTTCATTTCTAAGAATGTACAGTATGACCTTGGACATTAGGACAGAcagaacacactcacacagacggACACAAGGATTATATTATCACTAAACATACAGAGGAAAAAGTGAAAAGGACCATTTAGGTGAGGAGGGGAAAACACTGAAAGGGGGGAGACCATTGCTGTCTCCAATCCcatacagaaacaaacaacaacaacaatgcaggAGCAGGATGACTCACTCTGAATTAGCACTTCTGCCGTGTGAGCTGATACTAGCTATGACGTTTAGCATGTTAGCTATTTAAcgtaaattaaatgaaatcccAGCACAAGCTAACTGCTTTGTGTTATAGTGCAATATTTGTATGTGAAGttaggaaaacacacacatacacactctcactctctctctctctctctctctctctcacacacacacacacacacacatacagagcagAATCAATTAACCTTTTCAAACGTAACAAATGAAATACTCCTGTGTTCCTAAACGCAGTGTGTTCACCcatataacattataatttcAGAAAttgatgatgttgttgttttaaaaagacAGGTTACTACAGGTTAAAGCTTGTCATGGAGACGCCCTGGCTGAATCATGCACGGACACAGGCTGGCTCCACTAAGCTAACAGCTCAGGGGCTAGCCGTAGCCTGCTAACTAGCTTACTTATTTTCAGCTTGATAAACCAACTCGctgatttatatatttgtttgttaagGCTCCAAATAGCTCAATAAGTTTCTCAACAAATATTCCCTTCAGCGGAATTACAATCTCGGCGGCGCTGTGTCAGTAATAACGAGAAGTCGCCTGCTTGGTAAACTTTGAGCAGATATTGTGTGCTAGGATGCGACGGTTTCTCTGCGTGCTAGCTGTTTACCTTCCCGTACTGTTAGCTGAACCAAAACACCGGCTACACACAGTGGACACACAGTGGACACACAGTGGACACACAGTGGACACACAGTGGACACACAGTGGACACacagtggacacacacacacacacgctaacgGCTACAGAGAAACCtcggagaaaaaaaataaataaaacccaccATCGTACATATCGAGGCGATCTTTCGGACTGTCATCAGTATTTCCATCCGTCTGCCGCCATACTGGACCAAACCCCAGCTGTAAAAGCGTGACAGCCACACAAGGCTGGACTTCCGGTGAAAAAGCTTTCGCCTGTCCAGCAGCTGGACACGAAACGAGGAGCGCCTGCCTGTCACTGCAAGAGCTGCTGCGTCCCTGTCCGGTGTGCAGCACGCATGCGCGACATCTTCACGCATGCGCAGTACACATGAGACGCAGCTCAGAGAACGTATCCACTCTGACAAGGAAGCATGTGACCGACTCTCATAGAGCTGGAGCTGACTggggaacagaaaaaaaaccccacaattaaaaaaaaataattaagatGGTTAGGTTAAAATGTcgttcaaaataaaataattaatcgatggaaatgtataataataataataataataataatggcttagcaggtttgcctcgcacctacggggttgggggttcaaatcctgcctccgccctgtgtgtgtggagtttgcatgttcttcctgtgctttgggggtttcctccgggtactccggtttcctccaacagtccaaagaaatgcatgataggctgattggcatgtccaaagtgtccatagtgtatgaatgggtgtgtgaaagtgtgtgtgattgtgccctgcgatggattaggaccccgtccagggtgtagcatgtcttgtgcccgatgctccctgggataggctccaggtgcTTTGGAGGTTATCTCTAgatgctccggtttcctccaccagtccaaagacatgctttgtgtgctgattggcatttccaaattgtctgtagtgtgtgattgtgccctgcgatgggttttcagcccgtccagggtgtcccacgtCTCTGCTGCAACCCTGTGTGCGGAAAATGGATAGCTACAGtggattatgatgatgatgatgatgatgatgatgatgatatggtggtgctggtagtagtagtagcagcagtagtaggttttttgtttgtttgtttgttttggagggATATTTATGCTTGTCTGGTTAtttttagtgaacagtggatcagTTCATCAAAACAGACATATAAAAACCAcaatgaacttccctttactttcacactatccactgttacccagatgaggatgggttcccttctgagtctggttcctctcaaggtttcttcctcatatcatcttaggcagtttttccttgccaccatctccaccggcttgctcattagggataaattcacacatttaaaatctgtatcctgtgtttatatatttctgtaaagctgcttcgatacaatgttcattgttaaaagcgctataaaaataaaatttaaactgaattgaattgaattgaatttttgtATTCTATTAGCCTAATTTGTAGTACAATGAGTTTAACAGCATGGctgttttcacttttttttttttttaattgtaaaatgaATTCTAGCCTAATACATGTGTTATTCTCCATCTCATTCTCCATTCTCCCCAAATtactccatctggggattaataaagtattatcatatcttatcttatcttatgagTATATTAGGCTATATGTTATATTCGAGCAACATATTGATTGCGCATATCAATAAAACCGtttgctttctttcctttcctttctcctcGAGTCCAGTCCGGATGTTTCTGAGTTCCGGATGTGTCAGAGCGCAGTGTTTCAGAGCAGTGTGCTTTGTCATGGGTGTCATCCGGCCCTGTGCCCCTCGCTCAGCTTTCAGCTCTGCTCAGCTCTGCTCTCTCGTGGAGCTGCTTTAACTGCAGCGGGATCCACAGACACTAACTCACCGCTGCATGAGGAGACACACCACTTTCTGCCTGGGATCGCAGGATCATGGTCTTTTTCTCTACGGATTTGACTGACATCACGAGCCTTTGAGAAGCAAACCCGCCGGAATAAGACTGTCCGGAGTGCTCCTGgactgtttctcattcagagGATTTGTCTAGATCATTTCCTTCATGCGTGCACAGTCATCCGTGCTCACATTATGAGGGAGACTTTGGAGACTTGGGAGAGGGCTGTTGGGAAAATCTAGGATTTGCCATCAATTCGCAGGCACTCGGATGAAGTCGCTGCGTCTCTAAATGCGTCTTCCCGAGCAGCCGAGAACAATGAGCACCGGCTCTGGCAACTTTCTGCTAGTCCCCATACCGGAGTACCCAGGCCTGGACTGTGTGcctaataaaaatgtgaaaatagtCGTTCTTGGAGCTAGCAACGTCGGGAAAACAGGTAACAATAGagctttttttctgttattatacagtatctcaaactTTTAAAAGAAGATCCAACTACTGGTGCAGTAATCAAATGGTTGCTCTTGAGGGATTTGATATGCATCAGCATCTCTTATCATAACCTTTGTGTAGTGTGTTAAAATCCTTGTATACAAGACAGCACAAAGCTTCAACAGAAAACTTTAATGTGAAAATTGAAACTGAATTGAAAGTTTCTGGATTGAGGAGAAGTTGTCCTCCAGGGGGCGACACACAtatgtttatattcatgctTGTGGCTAATTATTTGATCATGTTACatgtgaattaaaataaattctttgtttgtttgttttgtttttgttttttcaacgAAAATTTCCAGCCTTAATAGTACGATTTTTGACCAAGAGGTTTATCGGTGATTATGAAGCCAACACAGGTAACAcccactcacaaacacacattcaatCACATACACTCATTTATAACCATAAACCGAGCAACTATAACAACAAAAACCTTCTCAAAATATTTCTTTCTCTAGGGGCCTTGTATTCAAGAAAGATCAATCTTGATGGGGAGCAGGTTTCTCTACAAGTGCAGGACACTCCCTGTGTCTCATTACAGGTAATTCAATGCATCGTGAAGGTGTGCATCCTGTCTCGCTCCATATCTTATCTAGGTGTCATGTAGGTCAGGCAGTCCTTATTTCCGGGATCTCGGCAGGCTTCTGATGAacctcggggggggggggggggtaataatTTTAGCTCAAAGATTTTGCCTGCAGGCTAAGAATGTGGGAGTGGAGATAAAGAGGGTGTTCTGAGTCAGAGGGTCATTATAGTGAGTAGGGGGAGAGTGTTTTTCAGCTCCGATCACAGTTTAAACCTTTCCTGGTCCAGACTCCCTTCTTAATGCTTTTTCCTCAGTTGTATTGCCTCATTTTCTAAACATATCAGTATATGGCCTCAAACAGACCCAGTGCTGCAGGACGCATCAATCCTGACATTGGACAGCTTTTTCTAGCAGTGTAGTCAGTTTGGTTTGCTTGTCTTGGCatactttagtttttttttgacTTGCTGTGTTGAGGCACAAATGCGATGTTGAAACAAACGGACGTGGATACACAAACTTGTGCAATCATTAAAACAAAGTGCTCCTCCAGAATTTTTCTCCACTGCTGCAGCTTAGTAATAGTATGACTCAAAGTCATACTTTTACTTTCCTTTATATATTTCTTCTGCATTTCTTTCTCAGGATGATGCAGAGGGTCTGTACTGCCAGGAACAGATTAACCGCTCCATCTACTGGGCAGATGGCTACGTGCTGGTCTTTTCCATCACGGACATGCACAGCTACCGGACCATTCAGCCACTCTATGAGCATGTGCGTCGCATCCATCCAAGTGGCAACATCCCCATCATCCTAGTAGGCAACAAGAGCGACCTGCTGCGGGCGCGCCAGGTACCTACAGATGAGGGCCAGGCTCTGGCAGCCGAGCTCGGAGGACACTATTTTGAGGCTTCAGCCCGGGAGAACCATGAGGGTGTGCAGGCAGCATTCTTGCACTTGTGCCAGGAGGTGAGCCGGGCACTGGGAGGGGTGAatggagagaagaggaggggcGGACTGCATCTTGTGCGGCCAAAGAGTCCCAACATGCAAGAGCTGAAGAGAAGATTCCGGCAAGTGCTCTCTTCTAGAGGAAAATCGACAACTGCAGTGTGATGATAATGTAACGCCAATGATTGATTCACAGACCCATTAGTGTCTACTTTAATATGTATGCGAACTTTATTTTACACTGCAGTATTGACTAAGGGAGCAATAAACATGTTGATTTTCATACAAAGGCAACCTTTGTCTGGAAGAACACTACTATGTAGAATGATATGTTATGATATATCATTATTGATGTATCATAATAATATATTCATGATAAATAAAGATACAACCTTtgttatatctttttttttgacaatttGGGATTTTAGcccataacttttttttacagatgtttTATCATTCATCAAAAATACAGTGATCATGTGTGATGAATTTGATTGGCTAAGAAAATGGCCTGTCCTTGGTTTTTCATTATTGCTGTATAGTATAGTACGTTTTTAGACAAGTAGAGCTCTTAAACACCCTTAGatggaaaatattattttgtatttggaATTACTGCCCATAATGTAGAGCAATTATTTTTGGTTATAAAGTTATTCCTAAGATTCCCTGATATCCATATATAGGAAGCATCTGGTGGTTCTCATGAACTTTGACCCACTTGTGGCTGTGTGAAGCCAAAGCGGAGGTTGggtgaatgttttatatttcattcactcattcctTTATTTATCTTTCCCAACTTGTAAGGGGGATTACAGCTCGAAGCTGCTTTCCTGTAAAAGAAATTCTAGAATGTGATGTTCATTCACTGCAAACAGCATTTGAAACCCGAATCTTGTTCCTTTGACCACTGACCTTTGATTTTTTCCTGTCCTGATAAGAAGCAGATTTCATTGCAGCGTGTCTCATTTTTCTGTCTGATATCTGAtg contains:
- the rasl11a gene encoding ras-like protein family member 11A-like; translation: MRLPEQPRTMSTGSGNFLLVPIPEYPGLDCVPNKNVKIVVLGASNVGKTALIVRFLTKRFIGDYEANTGALYSRKINLDGEQVSLQVQDTPCVSLQDDAEGLYCQEQINRSIYWADGYVLVFSITDMHSYRTIQPLYEHVRRIHPSGNIPIILVGNKSDLLRARQVPTDEGQALAAELGGHYFEASARENHEGVQAAFLHLCQEVSRALGGVNGEKRRGGLHLVRPKSPNMQELKRRFRQVLSSRGKSTTAV